A window of the Zerene cesonia ecotype Mississippi chromosome 24, Zerene_cesonia_1.1, whole genome shotgun sequence genome harbors these coding sequences:
- the LOC119836428 gene encoding uncharacterized protein LOC119836428, which translates to MSSSDTDDDCYGNITKKLQNIKNKYQYDDMDTANLLNNSTEIKNTTQSETNVIKCDDSEIILLDDDDTILDQIIALNSIQKQTSRGRRCKTNVPRARGARSNRGRSNRGKQNTSLDKSDDSLDTCPSRNTRSAANTSCITITDSPVRGQSRGRARSRSRARGNRSTSRRSRGPSYPVYSIGNTEEYTDLSDDVQLFTSNVKAQDVIDDIIDENEELSIKVYWQSSDIIKFTIRKYQKLSQIFDFFSKRENVGVEKLLLTYNDRILKPDDTPDSIDYSIAKFIDGGIVNNRVPILESSDKEISGIMLKFQCQNLKKPLEITVQPDERMIQAFTKCAEHLEQPLNKLKFEFDGDCITGAMTAQELELEAGECIDVKIIR; encoded by the coding sequence ATGTCTTCCTCGGACACAGACGACGACTGTTATGGTAACATAACGAAAAAACtgcaaaacataaaaaataagtaccaATACGATGATATGGATACAGCGAATTTGTTAAACAACTCCACGGAAATAAAGAACACAACTCAGAGCGAAactaatgtaattaaatgtgaTGATAGTGAAATTATTCTGTTAGACGATGATGATACGATACTTGATCAAATAATTGCGTTAAATTCTATACAAAAACAGACTTCAAGAGGTAGACGTTGCAAGACTAATGTCCCTAGAGCACGCGGGGCGCGATCGAATCGTGGCCGGTCGAACCGTggtaaacaaaatacatctTTAGATAAATCCGACGATTCCCTTGATACCTGCCCATCTAGGAATACAAGAAGTGCCGCTAATACTAGTTGTATTACTATAACGGATAGTCCAGTTAGGGGCCAATCTAGGGGCCGAGCTAGGAGCAGAAGCAGAGCTCGAGGCAATAGATCTACTTCTAGAAGGAGCAGAGGCCCTTCCTACCCTGTTTATAGTATTGGCAACACAGAGGAATATACAGATCTATCTGACGACGTCCAATTGTTCACATCCAACGTGAAAGCGCAAGACGTTATCGACGATATAATCGATGAGAATGAAGAGTTATCAATCAAAGTGTATTGGCAGAGTTCAGATATAATCAAGTTCACAATACGCAAGTACCAAAAGCTCTCGCAGATATTTGATTTCTTTTCGAAACGGGAGAATGTAGGCGTTGAGAAATTGCTGCTAACATACAACGATAGGATATTGAAGCCCGACGACACGCCGGACAGTATAGATTATAGTATTGCTAAGTTTATAGACGGGGGTATAGTCAATAATCGTGTTCCGATTCTAGAGAGTTCCGATAAGGAAATAAGTGGTATCATGCTCAAGTTTCAATgtcaaaatttaaagaaaccgCTAGAGATTACAGTTCAACCGGACGAGAGAATGATACAAGCGTTCACAAAGTGTGCTGAGCATCTGGAACAACCTTTGAATAagttgaaatttgaatttgacgGTGATTGCATTACAG